The following coding sequences are from one Saccopteryx bilineata isolate mSacBil1 chromosome 3, mSacBil1_pri_phased_curated, whole genome shotgun sequence window:
- the ERLEC1 gene encoding endoplasmic reticulum lectin 1, giving the protein MEEGGGGARSLVPGGPVFLVLCGLLEASGGGRALPQLSDDIPFRVNWPGTEFSLPTTGVLYKEDNYVIMTTTHKEKYKCILPLVTGGDEEEEKDYKGPNPRELLEPLFKQSSCSYRIESYWTYEVCHGKHIRQYHEEKESGQKVNIHEYYLGNMLAKNLLPEKEQEAEEKEKSKEIPTKNIEGQMTPYYPVGMGNGTPCSLKQNRPRSSTVMYICHPESKHEILSVAEVTTCEYEVVILTPLLCNHPKYRFRASPVNDIFCQSLPGSPFKPLTLRQLEQQEEILRVPFRRNKEEDLQSTKEERFPAIHKPIAVGSQPMLTVGTTHISKLTDDQLIKEFLSGSYCFHGGVGWWKYEFCYGKHVHQYHEDKDSGKTSVVVGTWNQEEHIEWAKKNTARAYHLQDDGTQTVRMVSHFYGNGDICDITDKPRQVTVKLKCKESDSPHAVTVFMLEPHSCQYILGVESPVICKILDTADENGLLSLPN; this is encoded by the exons ATGGAGGAAGGAGGCGGCGGCGCGCGGAGTCTGGTCCCAGGCGGGCCGGTGTTTCTGGTCCTCTGCGGCCTCCTAGAGGCGTCCGGTGGCGGCCGAGCGCTCCCCCAACTCAGCGATGACATCCCTTTCCGAGTCAACTGGCCCGGCACCGAGTTCTCTCTG CCTACAACTGGAGTTTTGTATAAAGAAGATAATTATGTCATCATGACAACtacacataaagaaaaatataaatgtattcttCCCCTTGTGACAGGTGGGGACGAG gaagaagaaaaggattaTAAAGGCCCTAATCCAAGAGAGCTTTTGGAGCCACTATTTAAACAAAGCAGTTGTTCCTACAGA ATTGAGTCTTATTGGACTTATGAAGTATGTCATGGAAAACATATTCGACAGTaccatgaagagaaagaaagtggtcag aaagtaAATATTCACGAATACTACCTTGGAAATATGTTGGCCAAGAACCTTCTACCTGAAAAAG AAcaagaagcagaagaaaaggaaaaatcaaaagaG attcccaCTAAAAATATCGAAGGTCAGATGACACCCTACTATCCTGTGGGAATGGGAAATGGTACACCTTGTAGTTTGAAACAGAACCGACCCAGATCAAGTACTGTGATGTACATATGTCATCCTGAATCTAAGCATGAAATTCTTTCAGTAGCTGAAGTTACAACTTGTGAATACGAAGTTGTCATTTTGACACCACTCTTGTGCAATCATCCTAAATATAG ATTCAGAGCATCTCCGGTGAATGACATATTTTGCCAATCACTGCCAGGATCACCATTTAAACCTCTCACCCTGAGACAGttggaacagcaggaagaaattCTGAGGGTGCCTTTTAGGAGAAATAAAGAG gaAGATTTGCAGTCAACTAAAGAAGAGAGATTTCCAGCAATCCACAAACCCATTGCTGTTGGTTCTCAGCCAATGCTCACTGTTGGAACAACCCACATATCCAAATTGACAGATGACCAACTCATAAAAGAGTTCCTTAGTGGTTCTTACTGCTTTCATGGG GGTGTTGGTTGGTGGAAATATGAATTCTGCTATGGCAAACATGTACATCAGTACCATGAG gaCAAGGACAGTGGGAAAACTTCTGTGGTTGTCGGGACATGGAACCAAGAAGAGCATATTGAATGGGCTAAGAAGAATACAGCAAGAGCCTATCATCTTCAAGACGATGGTACCCAGACAGTCAG GATGGTGTCACATTTTTATGGGAATGGAGATATTTGTGATATAACTGACAAACCAAGACAGGTGACTGTAAAACTAAA GTGTAAAGAGTCTGATTCCCCTCATGCTGTCACTGTGTTTATGCTGGAACCTCACTCCTGTCAGTATATCCTCGGG GTTGAATCTCCAGTGATCTGTAAAATCTTAGATACAGCAGATGAAAATggacttctttctctccccaactAA